A single genomic interval of Streptomyces sp. 1222.5 harbors:
- the dnaN gene encoding DNA polymerase III subunit beta — protein MKIRVERDVLAEAVAWAARSLPARPPAPVLAGLLLKAEDGQLSLSSFDYEVSAKVSVEAEVEEDGTVLVSGRLLADISRALPNRPVEISTDGVRATVVCGSSRFTLHTLPVEEYPALPQMPNATGTVPGEVFAAAVSQVAIAAGRDDTLPVLTGVRIEIEGDTVTLASTDRYRFAVREFLWKPENPDVSAVALVPAKTLQDTAKALTSGDSVILALSGSGAGEGLIGFEGAGRRTTTRLLEGDLPKYRTLFPTEFNSVAVIETAPFVEAVKRVALVAERNTPVRLSFEQGVLILEAGSSDDAQAVERVDAQLEGDDISIAFNPTFLLDGLSAIDSPVAQLSFTTSTKPALLSGKPALDAEADDAYKYLIMPVRLSG, from the coding sequence GTGAAGATCCGGGTGGAACGCGACGTACTCGCGGAGGCAGTGGCGTGGGCAGCACGCAGCCTCCCGGCCCGTCCGCCGGCGCCTGTCCTCGCCGGCCTGCTGCTGAAGGCCGAGGACGGCCAGCTGAGCCTGTCGAGCTTCGACTACGAGGTCTCCGCGAAGGTGAGCGTCGAGGCCGAGGTCGAGGAGGACGGCACGGTCCTGGTCTCCGGCCGTCTGCTCGCCGACATCTCCCGCGCCCTCCCCAACCGCCCGGTGGAGATCTCCACAGACGGTGTACGGGCGACCGTGGTCTGCGGCTCCTCGCGCTTCACCCTCCACACCCTGCCTGTGGAGGAGTACCCGGCGCTGCCGCAGATGCCGAACGCGACGGGCACCGTCCCCGGCGAGGTCTTCGCCGCCGCCGTGTCCCAGGTGGCCATCGCGGCCGGCCGTGACGACACGCTCCCGGTGCTGACCGGTGTGCGCATCGAGATCGAGGGCGACACGGTCACCCTGGCCTCCACCGACCGCTACCGCTTCGCGGTCCGCGAGTTCCTGTGGAAGCCGGAGAACCCGGACGTCTCCGCGGTCGCCCTGGTGCCCGCCAAGACGCTCCAGGACACCGCCAAGGCCCTGACCAGCGGCGACAGCGTCATCCTGGCGCTGTCCGGCTCGGGCGCGGGCGAGGGCCTGATCGGTTTCGAGGGCGCGGGCCGCCGTACGACGACGCGGCTGCTCGAGGGCGACCTGCCGAAGTACCGCACGCTGTTCCCGACCGAGTTCAACTCCGTCGCCGTGATCGAGACCGCACCCTTCGTGGAGGCCGTCAAGCGCGTGGCCCTGGTCGCCGAGCGCAACACCCCGGTGCGGCTGAGCTTCGAGCAGGGCGTGCTGATCCTGGAGGCCGGCTCCAGCGACGACGCACAGGCTGTGGAGAGGGTCGACGCCCAGCTGGAGGGCGACGACATCTCGATCGCCTTCAACCCGACGTTCCTGCTGGACGGTCTGAGCGCGATCGACTCCCCGGTGGCCCAGCTGTCGTTCACGACGTCGACCAAGCCCGCGCTGCTCAGCGGGAAGCCGGCGCTCGACGCCGAGGCCGACGACGCGTACAAGTACCTGATCATGCCGGTGCGGCTCAGCGGCTGA
- the gyrA gene encoding DNA gyrase subunit A, giving the protein MADENTPVTPEEGGELVMRVEPVGLETEMQRSYLDYAMSVIVSRALPDVRDGLKPVHRRVLYAMYDGGYRPERGFYKCARVVGDVMGNYHPHGDSSIYDALVRLAQPWSMRMPLVDSNGNFGSPGNDPAAAMRYTECKLAPLSMEMVRDIDEETVDFTDNYDGRSQEPTVLPARFPNLLINGSAGIAVGMATNIPPHNLREVAAGAQWYLENPEASHEELLDALMERIKGPDFPTGALVVGRKGIEEAYRTGRGSITMRAVVEVEEIQGRQCLVVTELPYQVNPDNLAQKIADLVKDGKIGGIADVRDETSSRTGQRLVIVLKRDAVAKVVLNNLYKHTDLQTNFGANMLALVDGVPRTLSLDAFIRHWVTHQIEVIVRRTRFRLRKAEERAHILRGLLKALDAIDEVIALIRRSETVEIARNGLMGLLEIDEIQANAILEMQLRRLAALERQKIVQEHDELQAKISEYNQILASPVRQRGIVSEELAAIVEKYGDDRKTKLIPYEGDMSIEDLIAEEDIVVTVSRGGYVKRTKTDDYRAQKRGGKGVRGTKLKEDDIVDHFFVSTTHHWLLFFTNKGRVYRAKAYELPEAGREARGQHVANLLAFQPDEAIAEILAIRDYEAVPYLVLATKSGLVKKTPLKDYDSPRSGGVIAINLREREDGTDDELIGAELVSADDDLLLISRKAQSIRFTASDDTLRPMGRATSGVKGMSFREGDELLSMNVVRPGTFVFTATDGGYAKRTAVDEYRVQGRGGLGIKAAKIVEDRGSLVGALVVEENDEILAITLSGGVIRTRVNEVRETGRDTMGVQLINLGKRDAVVGIARNAEAGREAEEVDGDVDETAEDATTTGTDEGEAPSAE; this is encoded by the coding sequence ATGGCCGACGAGAACACCCCTGTCACCCCTGAAGAGGGCGGCGAACTCGTGATGCGTGTCGAGCCCGTCGGGCTCGAGACGGAGATGCAGCGCTCGTACCTGGACTACGCGATGTCCGTCATCGTGTCCCGTGCGCTTCCCGACGTCCGCGACGGTCTCAAGCCCGTCCACCGCCGCGTGCTGTACGCGATGTACGACGGCGGCTACCGCCCCGAGCGCGGCTTCTACAAGTGCGCCCGCGTCGTCGGCGACGTCATGGGCAACTACCACCCGCACGGCGACTCCTCGATCTACGACGCCCTGGTGCGCCTCGCCCAGCCGTGGTCGATGCGGATGCCGCTGGTCGACTCCAACGGAAACTTCGGCTCCCCGGGCAACGACCCGGCGGCGGCGATGCGGTACACCGAGTGCAAGCTCGCGCCGCTGTCGATGGAGATGGTCCGCGACATCGACGAGGAGACCGTCGACTTCACGGACAACTACGACGGCCGCTCCCAGGAGCCGACCGTCCTGCCGGCCCGCTTCCCGAACCTGCTGATCAACGGTTCGGCCGGTATCGCGGTCGGTATGGCGACCAACATCCCGCCGCACAACCTGCGCGAGGTCGCGGCCGGTGCCCAGTGGTACCTGGAGAACCCCGAGGCCTCGCACGAGGAGCTGCTGGACGCGCTCATGGAGCGCATCAAGGGCCCGGACTTCCCGACCGGCGCGCTCGTCGTGGGCCGCAAGGGCATCGAGGAGGCCTACCGCACGGGCCGTGGTTCGATCACGATGCGCGCGGTGGTCGAGGTCGAGGAGATCCAGGGCCGCCAGTGCCTGGTCGTCACCGAGCTGCCGTACCAGGTGAACCCCGACAACCTGGCGCAGAAGATCGCCGACCTGGTGAAGGACGGCAAGATCGGCGGCATCGCCGACGTCCGCGACGAGACGTCGTCCCGCACCGGTCAGCGCCTGGTGATCGTCCTCAAGCGGGACGCGGTCGCCAAGGTCGTCCTGAACAACCTGTACAAGCACACCGACCTGCAGACCAACTTCGGCGCCAACATGCTGGCGCTGGTCGACGGCGTGCCGCGCACCCTGTCGCTGGACGCGTTCATCCGGCACTGGGTGACGCACCAGATCGAGGTCATCGTGCGCCGGACCCGGTTCCGGTTGCGCAAGGCCGAGGAGCGCGCGCACATCCTGCGCGGTCTGCTGAAGGCCCTGGACGCCATCGACGAGGTCATCGCGCTGATCCGGCGCAGCGAGACCGTCGAGATCGCGCGCAACGGCCTGATGGGCCTGCTGGAGATCGACGAGATCCAGGCGAACGCGATCCTGGAGATGCAGCTGCGCCGCCTGGCCGCCCTGGAGCGGCAGAAGATCGTCCAGGAGCACGACGAGCTCCAGGCGAAGATCAGCGAGTACAACCAGATCCTGGCCTCCCCGGTGCGCCAGCGCGGGATCGTCAGCGAGGAGCTGGCCGCGATCGTCGAGAAGTACGGCGACGACCGCAAGACCAAGCTCATCCCGTACGAGGGCGACATGTCCATCGAGGACCTGATCGCCGAGGAGGACATCGTCGTCACCGTCTCGCGCGGCGGTTACGTCAAGCGGACGAAGACGGACGACTACCGGGCGCAGAAGCGCGGCGGCAAGGGCGTGCGCGGCACGAAGCTGAAGGAAGACGACATCGTCGACCACTTCTTCGTCTCCACCACGCACCACTGGCTGCTGTTCTTCACGAACAAGGGCCGGGTGTACCGGGCGAAGGCGTACGAGCTGCCCGAGGCCGGCCGCGAGGCGCGCGGCCAGCACGTGGCCAACCTGCTCGCCTTCCAGCCCGACGAGGCGATCGCCGAGATCCTCGCGATCCGCGACTACGAGGCGGTGCCCTACCTCGTCCTGGCCACCAAGTCCGGCCTGGTCAAGAAGACGCCTCTGAAGGATTACGATTCGCCCCGTTCCGGCGGTGTCATCGCGATCAATCTGCGGGAGCGCGAGGACGGAACCGATGACGAACTGATCGGTGCCGAACTCGTCTCGGCCGACGACGATCTGCTTCTGATCAGCAGGAAGGCCCAGTCGATCAGGTTCACCGCCTCGGACGACACCCTGCGTCCGATGGGCCGTGCCACCTCGGGCGTCAAGGGGATGAGTTTCCGCGAGGGCGACGAGCTTCTCTCGATGAATGTCGTTCGACCCGGTACGTTCGTGTTCACTGCCACGGACGGCGGGTACGCGAAGCGGACCGCCGTCGACGAGTACCGCGTCCAGGGTCGCGGCGGCCTCGGTATCAAGGCCGCCAAGATCGTGGAGGACCGCGGCTCGCTCGTCGGCGCGCTGGTGGTCGAGGAGAACGACGAAATCCTCGCCATCACCCTGTCCGGCGGTGTGATTCGTACGCGAGTCAACGAGGTCAGGGAGACGGGCCGTGACACCATGGGCGTCCAACTGATCAACCTGGGCAAGCGCGATGCCGTGGTCGGTATCGCACGTAACGCCGAGGCGGGGCGCGAGGCGGAGGAGGTCGACGGCGACGTCGACGAGACCGCCGAGGATGCCACGACCACCGGCACGGACGAGGGTGAGGCGCCCTCGGCCGAGTAG
- the gyrB gene encoding DNA topoisomerase (ATP-hydrolyzing) subunit B: MLCQKGRFVADSGNPNENIPSTDAGVNGEAPVSASYDASAITVLEGLDAVRKRPGMYIGSTGERGLHHLVYEVVDNSVDEALAGYADTIDVTILADGGVRVVDNGRGIPVGIVPSEGKPAVEVVLTVLHAGGKFGGGGYAVSGGLHGVGVSVVNALSSKVSVEVRTDGHRWTQDYKMGVPTAPLAKHEPIERTGTSVTFWADPEIFETTEYSFETLSRRFQEMAFLNKGLTIKLTDERESAKATAGADEAGADEKDEVKTVTYHYEGGIVDFVKYLNSRKGEAVHPTVIDLEAEDKDKSLSLEVAMQWNSGYSEGVYSFANIIHTHEGGTHEEGFRAALTSLINKYARDKKLLREKDDNLTGDDIREGLTAIISVKLSEPQFEGQTKTKLGNTEAKTFVQRAVYEHLNDWLDRNPVEAADIIRKGIQAATARVAARKARDLTRRKGLLESASLPGKLSDCQSNDPTKCEIFIVEGDSAGGSAKSGRNPQYQAILPIRGKILNVEKARIDKILQNQEIQALISAFGTGVHEDFDIEKLRYHKIILMADADVDGQHISTLLLTFLFRFMRPLVEAGHVYLSRPPLYKIKWGRDDTEYAYSDRERDALIEMGRQRGKRVREDSIQRFKGLGEMNAEELRVTTMDQEHRVLGQVTLDDAAQADDLFSVLMGEDVEARRAFIQRNAKDVRFLDI; this comes from the coding sequence GTGCTGTGCCAGAAAGGGCGCTTCGTGGCCGATTCCGGCAACCCCAACGAGAACATCCCGTCCACCGACGCCGGCGTGAACGGCGAGGCCCCGGTCTCCGCCTCCTACGACGCCAGCGCCATCACCGTGCTCGAAGGGCTGGACGCGGTCCGCAAGCGGCCCGGCATGTACATCGGCTCCACGGGCGAGCGAGGCCTGCACCACCTGGTGTACGAGGTCGTCGACAACTCGGTCGACGAGGCGCTGGCCGGTTACGCGGACACCATCGACGTGACGATCCTCGCCGACGGCGGGGTGCGCGTCGTCGACAACGGCCGCGGCATCCCCGTGGGCATCGTGCCCTCGGAGGGCAAGCCGGCCGTCGAGGTCGTGCTGACCGTGCTGCACGCGGGCGGCAAGTTCGGCGGCGGCGGGTACGCGGTCTCCGGCGGTCTGCACGGTGTGGGCGTGTCCGTCGTGAACGCCCTGTCGTCCAAGGTGTCCGTCGAGGTCAGGACCGACGGCCACCGCTGGACCCAGGACTACAAGATGGGCGTCCCCACGGCGCCGCTGGCCAAGCACGAGCCGATCGAGCGGACGGGCACCTCGGTCACCTTCTGGGCCGACCCGGAGATCTTCGAGACCACCGAGTACTCCTTCGAGACGCTGTCACGGCGTTTCCAGGAGATGGCGTTCCTCAACAAGGGTCTGACGATCAAGCTCACCGACGAGCGCGAGTCGGCGAAGGCCACCGCCGGGGCGGACGAGGCGGGTGCGGACGAGAAGGACGAGGTCAAGACCGTCACGTACCACTACGAAGGCGGCATCGTCGACTTCGTGAAGTACCTCAACTCCCGCAAGGGGGAGGCGGTCCACCCCACCGTCATCGACCTGGAGGCGGAGGACAAGGACAAGAGCCTGTCCCTCGAGGTCGCGATGCAGTGGAACAGCGGCTACAGCGAGGGCGTGTACTCCTTCGCGAACATCATCCACACGCACGAGGGCGGTACCCACGAAGAGGGTTTCCGCGCCGCGCTGACGTCGCTGATCAACAAGTACGCGCGCGACAAGAAGCTGCTGCGCGAGAAGGACGACAACCTCACGGGTGACGACATCCGCGAGGGTCTGACCGCGATCATCTCGGTCAAGCTGAGCGAGCCGCAGTTCGAGGGCCAGACGAAGACCAAGCTGGGCAACACGGAGGCCAAGACCTTCGTGCAGCGCGCGGTCTACGAGCACCTCAACGACTGGCTGGACCGCAACCCGGTCGAGGCGGCCGACATCATCCGCAAGGGCATCCAGGCGGCCACCGCGCGCGTGGCGGCCCGTAAGGCCCGCGACCTGACCCGCCGCAAGGGCCTGCTGGAGTCGGCGTCCCTGCCCGGCAAGCTGTCCGACTGCCAGTCGAACGACCCCACCAAGTGCGAGATCTTCATCGTCGAGGGTGACTCCGCCGGCGGCTCGGCCAAGTCCGGCCGCAACCCGCAGTACCAGGCGATCCTCCCGATCCGCGGCAAGATCCTCAACGTCGAGAAGGCCCGGATCGACAAGATCCTGCAGAACCAGGAGATCCAGGCGCTGATCTCCGCCTTCGGTACCGGCGTGCACGAGGACTTCGACATCGAGAAGCTCCGTTATCACAAGATCATCCTGATGGCGGACGCCGACGTCGACGGGCAGCACATCAGCACCCTGCTGCTGACCTTCCTGTTCCGCTTCATGCGGCCGCTGGTCGAGGCCGGACACGTGTATCTCTCCCGCCCGCCGCTCTACAAGATCAAGTGGGGCCGGGACGACACGGAGTACGCGTACTCGGACCGCGAGCGCGACGCGCTGATCGAGATGGGGCGGCAGCGCGGCAAGCGCGTCCGCGAGGACTCGATCCAGCGCTTCAAGGGTCTCGGCGAGATGAACGCCGAGGAGCTGCGGGTGACCACCATGGACCAGGAGCACCGCGTCCTCGGCCAGGTCACGCTCGACGACGCCGCCCAGGCCGACGACCTGTTCTCGGTCCTGATGGGCGAGGACGTCGAGGCCCGACGCGCGTTCATCCAGCGCAACGCCAAGGACGTCCGCTTCCTCGACATCTGA
- a CDS encoding DUF3566 domain-containing protein: protein MSGATGAGSAGTSTGTETDGDGRGSAARAADPHTTQLRKIDAGTADSTSPDTHGSQGGTVTDTRGPQTQPGPAEGQQASPLPGERRPEQPAGPYHPPQAYPAQAPAGAVRRPRTGAKTAPRTRKARLRVAKADPWSVMKVSFLLSIALGICTIVASAVLWMVMDAMGVFSTVGGTISEATGSNEANGFDLQAFLSLPHVLMFATVISVIDVVLATALATLGAFIYNLSAGFVGGIELTLAEDE, encoded by the coding sequence GTGAGCGGAGCCACGGGCGCCGGATCGGCCGGTACCTCCACGGGTACGGAGACGGACGGCGACGGCCGTGGCTCCGCCGCGCGCGCGGCGGATCCGCACACGACCCAGCTGCGCAAGATCGACGCAGGCACGGCCGACTCGACCTCACCCGACACGCATGGATCCCAGGGGGGAACTGTGACGGACACGCGCGGCCCGCAGACCCAGCCCGGCCCGGCCGAGGGCCAGCAGGCGTCCCCACTGCCCGGGGAGCGGCGTCCCGAGCAGCCCGCCGGGCCGTACCACCCGCCCCAGGCCTACCCGGCGCAGGCCCCGGCCGGCGCCGTGCGCCGGCCGCGCACCGGCGCCAAGACGGCGCCGCGCACCCGCAAGGCCCGGCTGCGCGTCGCCAAGGCCGACCCGTGGTCGGTGATGAAGGTCAGCTTCCTGCTCTCCATCGCGCTCGGCATCTGCACGATCGTCGCCTCGGCGGTGCTGTGGATGGTCATGGACGCGATGGGTGTCTTCTCGACGGTCGGCGGCACGATCTCGGAGGCGACCGGATCCAACGAGGCGAACGGCTTCGACCTCCAGGCGTTCCTGTCTCTCCCCCACGTCCTGATGTTCGCGACGGTCATCTCGGTCATCGACGTGGTGCTGGCCACGGCGCTCGCGACGCTCGGCGCGTTCATCTACAACCTGTCCGCGGGCTTCGTGGGCGGCATCGAGCTGACCCTGGCCGAGGACGAGTGA
- the recF gene encoding DNA replication/repair protein RecF, with protein sequence MHVTHLSLADFRSYVRAEVPLDPGVTAFVGPNGQGKTNLVEAVGYLATLGSHRVASDAPLVRMGAERAVVRAQVRQGERQQLVELELNPGRANRARINRSSQVRPRDVLGIVRTVLFAPEDLALVKGDPGERRRFLDELITARSPRMAGVRSDYERVLKQRNTLLKSAALARRHGGRSMDLSTLDVWDQHLARAGAELLARRLDLIAALQPLADKAYEQLAPGGGPVALEYKPSAPGDAHTREDLYAQLTAALEEARKQEIERGVTLVGPHRDDLLLKLGQLPAKGYASHGESWSYALALRLASYDLLRAEGNEPVLILDDVFAELDARRRERLAELVAPGEQVLVTAAVDDDVPHVLAGARYAVADGTVERV encoded by the coding sequence ATGCACGTCACGCATCTTTCGCTGGCCGACTTCCGCTCGTACGTCCGGGCCGAGGTCCCGCTCGACCCGGGCGTCACCGCATTCGTCGGTCCCAACGGACAGGGCAAGACCAACCTGGTCGAGGCCGTCGGCTATCTGGCGACCCTGGGCAGCCACCGGGTCGCCTCCGACGCGCCGCTGGTCCGCATGGGCGCCGAGCGGGCGGTCGTCCGGGCGCAGGTCCGGCAGGGCGAGCGGCAGCAGCTGGTCGAGCTGGAACTGAACCCCGGCCGGGCCAACCGCGCCCGGATCAACCGGTCTTCGCAGGTCAGACCGAGGGACGTGCTGGGCATCGTACGGACCGTGCTGTTCGCCCCCGAGGACCTCGCGCTGGTCAAGGGGGACCCCGGGGAGCGGCGGCGGTTCCTCGACGAGCTGATCACCGCGCGCTCCCCCCGGATGGCGGGGGTGCGCTCCGACTACGAGCGGGTGCTCAAGCAGCGCAACACGCTCCTGAAGTCCGCGGCCCTGGCCCGCAGGCACGGCGGTCGCTCCATGGACCTGTCCACCCTCGACGTGTGGGACCAGCACCTCGCGCGCGCGGGTGCCGAGCTGCTCGCCCGGCGCCTGGACCTGATCGCCGCGCTGCAGCCGCTGGCCGACAAGGCGTACGAGCAGCTGGCGCCCGGCGGTGGGCCGGTCGCGCTGGAGTACAAGCCGTCCGCGCCCGGCGACGCGCACACGCGCGAGGACCTGTACGCGCAGCTGACGGCCGCCCTCGAGGAGGCGCGGAAGCAGGAGATCGAGCGGGGTGTCACCCTCGTGGGCCCGCATCGCGACGATCTGCTCCTCAAGCTCGGGCAGCTGCCCGCCAAGGGGTACGCCTCGCACGGCGAGTCCTGGTCCTACGCCCTCGCACTGCGCCTCGCCTCGTACGACCTGCTGCGTGCCGAGGGCAACGAGCCGGTGCTGATCCTCGACGACGTCTTCGCCGAGCTGGACGCCCGCCGGCGCGAGCGGCTGGCCGAACTGGTCGCGCCCGGCGAGCAGGTGCTGGTCACCGCCGCGGTGGACGACGACGTTCCGCACGTGCTGGCCGGGGCGCGGTACGCGGTGGCCGACGGGACGGTGGAACGCGTATGA
- the gnd gene encoding phosphogluconate dehydrogenase (NAD(+)-dependent, decarboxylating) — MELGLVGLGKMGGNMRERIRRAGHTVVGYDRNADLADVHSLEELVGKLSGPRVVWVMVPVGEPTQATVDRLAELLEPGDVVVDGGNSRWTDDEKHAEELAAKGIGFVDCGVSGGVWGLENGYALMYGGDAEHVAKVQPVFDALKPEGDFGAVHAGKVGAGHFAKMVHNGIEYAMMQAYAEGWELLEKVDSVENVREVFRSWQEGTVIRSWLLDLAVNALDEDEHLNGLRGYAQDSGEGRWTVEAAIDNAVPLPAITASLFARFASRQEDSPQMKMIAALRNQFGGHAVEKK, encoded by the coding sequence ATGGAGCTCGGTCTCGTCGGCCTCGGCAAGATGGGCGGCAACATGCGCGAGCGGATCCGCCGCGCGGGCCACACCGTCGTCGGATACGACCGCAACGCGGATCTCGCCGATGTCCACAGCCTGGAAGAGCTTGTGGGCAAGCTCAGCGGCCCGCGCGTGGTCTGGGTGATGGTCCCGGTCGGCGAGCCGACCCAGGCGACGGTCGACCGGCTGGCCGAGCTGCTGGAGCCCGGCGACGTGGTCGTGGACGGCGGCAACTCCCGCTGGACGGACGACGAGAAGCACGCCGAGGAGCTGGCCGCCAAGGGCATAGGTTTCGTCGACTGCGGCGTCTCCGGCGGCGTCTGGGGCCTGGAGAACGGGTACGCGCTGATGTACGGCGGCGACGCCGAGCACGTCGCCAAGGTGCAGCCGGTCTTCGACGCGCTCAAGCCCGAGGGTGACTTCGGCGCGGTGCACGCCGGCAAGGTCGGCGCGGGCCACTTCGCGAAGATGGTCCACAACGGCATCGAGTACGCGATGATGCAGGCCTACGCCGAGGGCTGGGAGCTGCTGGAGAAGGTCGACTCCGTGGAGAACGTCCGCGAGGTCTTCCGCTCCTGGCAGGAGGGCACGGTGATCCGCTCCTGGCTGCTCGACCTCGCGGTGAACGCCCTCGACGAGGACGAGCACCTGAACGGCCTGCGCGGTTATGCACAGGACTCGGGTGAGGGACGCTGGACTGTGGAGGCCGCGATCGACAACGCGGTGCCGCTGCCGGCGATCACCGCGTCGCTGTTCGCGCGGTTCGCCTCGCGTCAGGAGGACTCGCCGCAGATGAAGATGATCGCCGCGCTGCGCAACCAGTTCGGCGGCCACGCCGTAGAGAAGAAGTAG
- a CDS encoding DUF721 domain-containing protein, which produces MSIGEPGPPAGGDRSGGKQPGGTEPSGVDLARVALRAAKEQARARGDAARQKKQARRGGGLRSGARADGRDPMALGAAINRLLTERGWETPAAVGGVMGRWPQIVGADLANHCVPQRYDEDERVLTVQCDSTAWATQLRVLAPTLVARLNEDLGHGTVRMIKVLNPGGPARRYGPLRAPGSTGPGDTYG; this is translated from the coding sequence ATGAGCATCGGCGAACCCGGGCCCCCCGCGGGCGGGGACCGCTCCGGCGGGAAGCAGCCGGGCGGCACCGAGCCCTCCGGCGTCGATCTCGCGCGCGTGGCGTTGCGCGCCGCGAAGGAGCAGGCACGCGCGCGTGGGGACGCGGCGCGGCAGAAGAAGCAGGCGCGGCGCGGCGGCGGCCTGCGCTCCGGGGCGCGTGCCGACGGCCGGGACCCGATGGCGCTGGGCGCGGCGATCAACCGGCTGCTGACCGAGCGCGGCTGGGAGACGCCCGCGGCGGTCGGCGGGGTGATGGGCCGCTGGCCGCAGATCGTCGGCGCGGACCTGGCGAACCACTGTGTGCCGCAGCGCTACGACGAGGACGAGCGCGTGCTGACGGTGCAGTGCGACTCGACGGCGTGGGCGACCCAGCTGCGGGTGCTCGCCCCCACGCTGGTGGCCCGGCTCAACGAGGATCTCGGGCACGGCACGGTGCGGATGATCAAGGTGCTCAATCCGGGCGGCCCGGCCCGCCGCTACGGCCCGCTGCGGGCCCCGGGAAGCACCGGACCGGGCGATACGTACGGGTGA